In Eupeodes corollae chromosome X, idEupCoro1.1, whole genome shotgun sequence, the following proteins share a genomic window:
- the LOC129953382 gene encoding uncharacterized protein LOC129953382, with the protein MGNSGSVNHMQSGLKELHSYYQVQSNGHNSNADEDFDFSDKANPLMIQISTNRERELTSLPAAKTLETNNCNQIKVLPIVSSNLRLRSTRNGAILHSGGTISGRRESVLSNPTMTRSKTLIAENSEQYMNRTQFSTCKIPMTMMNQRSKTQLDINIRKGIPNTIADQNVNLRHSTSNLDLRRQSTSKENIETQCNDTFQKLSKAKLKNKKRKAPPVPASSSEIPFFVINQSNDLERKQRLFKTKVETTANLGKQPFKRQSQPEEQLSEVVMKTNLSPGYRREKSFDAKLLLIGSSRNSPNIAKRKSLEMTKATNLLPSPVVLNRIEKSNITTHFEGSTKSHLRSFKKSTDHSARQRDPSEERRKFTIPNSKPNRSETQSKIPQLKKTFYFGMESSKRKQLETTKIMPNNCIPNVEKLDETRNSFLKDLDEVYSLNHTFDSEMKNDNSIQLNVRPTLPRRQLEIPRFSPVAAWRTLSAADEHRKEQHAHSTTIFTSPSPPLLNAAIETANTFLFEDRIHRTYRDPCPFYADNKSGDSGISGDDGYMVEKPIQPQNLEYVQKNFGHELTNYDRSYPVEELGTSPMELVGPFLTAWTPQQDLEDEEDSSFDGDKVKLTENMANSLTPRSPHVFSLSLPREIQFANYREKNKQGFRSLQKLKRTTSIESNVINGGCNQSSTGSQNNLKLFSGEHVSLGNNFRSDNWVLSKTTGMTAAASMHVKKDSKNGVNRMNSKTNNNYFDMSASTQPISLGSLATGKHVMYLPNQSTAHEFSKQSKATKTRPTRLEPTVSKNIKCFDFQNSVRQNDLRLADKLSKKADHKEAFRKTELEVMRRVEEEFQKKRAYEKASIRQQLRFHSMDDDNFMSLPNINDYRAEPDGAVSSASESSLVRKT; encoded by the exons ATGGGAAATTCCGGAAGTGTCAACCATATGCAATCGGGCCTTAAAGAACTTCACTCCTACTATCAAGTTCAATCGAATGGTCATAACAGCAACGCAGACGAAGACTTTGATTTCTCTGATAAAGCAAATCCGTTGATGATTCAAATATCGACCAATCGAGAAAGGGAATTAACTTCATTACCTGCTGCTAAGACATTAGAAACTAATAATTGCAATCAAATCAAAGTCTTGCCAATTGTAAGTTCAAATCTTCGTTTAAGATCCACTAGAAATGGTGCTATTTTACATTCTGGTGGAACTATAAGTGGCCGGAGGGAATCAGTACTTTCTAATCCGACTATGACAAGATCTAAAACATTAATTGCCGAAAATTCAGAACAATATATGAACAGAACTCAATTTTCGACATGTAAAATACCGATGACAATGATGAATCAACGGTCAAAGACCCAACTGGATATAAATATACGAAAAGGAATTCCTAATACAATTGCAGATCAAAATGTCAACTTAAGGCATTCCACTTCCAATCTCGATTTGAGGAGACAAAGTACGTCTAAGGAAAATATAGAAACACAATGCAATGATACTTTTCAAAAGCTATCGAAAgcaaagctaaaaaataaaaaacgaaaagctCCTCCAGTTCCAGCCTCGTCATCAGAAATACCTTTCTTTGTTATCAATCAGAGTAACGATTTAGAAAGAAAACAGAGATTATTCAAAACTAAAGTCGAAACAACTGCTAATCTTGGAAAACAGCCTTTCAAACGTCAAAGTCAGCCCGAAGAGCAACTTTCGGAAGTCGTAATGAAAACGAACTTAAGCCCTGGGTATCGAAGAGAGAAGTCATTCGATGCGAAATTGTTGTTAATAGGCTCTTCAAGAAATAGTCCAAACATCGCCAAAAGAAAATCTCTCGAAATGACAAAGGCAACAAATTTATTACCCTCCCCGGTTGTTCTTAATAGAATAGAGAAATCTAATATAACAACACACTTTGAAGGTTCTACCAAATCACATTTACgctcatttaaaaaatctacaGATCACTCAGCACGTCAAAGAGATCCAAGTGAGGAAAGGCGAAAGTTTACAATACCAAATTCTAAGCCGAATAGATCTGAAACTCAATCAAAAATTCCACAACTAAAGAAAACTTTCTATTTCGGAATGGAGAGCTCCAAACGCAAACAATTAGAAACGACAAAAATAATGCCAAACAATTGtattccaaatgttgaaaaattggACGAAACAAGAAATTCATTCTTAAAAGATCTTGACGAAGTTTATTCATTGAACCATACATTTGACAGCGAAATGAAAAATGACAATAGCATTCAACTCAACGTTCGGCCAACACTACCCCGTCGGCAACTAGAAATTCCTCGTTTTAGCCCAGTTGCGGCTTGGCGAACATTGTCCGCTGCCGATGAACACCGAAAGGAACAACATGCACATTCGACAACAATTTTCACTAGCCCTAGTCCGCCATTACTGAATGCCGCCATTGAAACAGCAAATACATTTCTGTTTGAAGATCGAATTCATCGCACCTATCGTGATCCATGTCCgttttatgcagataataaaAGTGGTGACAGTGGTATATCTGGTGATGATGGTTATATGGTTGAGAAACCTATTCAGCCACAAAATTTGGAATatgttcagaaaaattttgGCCACGAATTAACTAATTATGACCGTAGTTACCCAGTGGAGGAGTTAGGTACGTCACCTATGGAATTAGTAGGACCATTTTTGACAGCCTGGACACCGCAACAGGATTTGGAGGATGAAGAGGATTCTAGTTTCGATGGCGACAAAGTTAAATTGACAGAAAACATGGCCAATTCTCTTACACCAAGATCGCCGCATGTCTTTAGTCTGTCATTGCCAAGAGAAATTCAATTTGCTAATTATAGGGAAAAG AACAAACAGGGTTTTAGAAGCTTGCAAAAGCTTAAACGTACCACTTCAATCGAGTCGAATGTCATCAATGGAGGTTGTAATCAGTCATCAACAGGCTCCCAGAATAACTTAAAGCTTTTTAGTGGAGAGCATGTTTCTTTGGGAAACAATTTTCGCAGTGACAACTGGGTCTTAAGCAAAACAACTGGAATGACAGCAGCTGCTTCTATGCACGTTAAAAAGGATTCTAAAAATGGTGTAAATCGCATGAATTCCAAAActaacaacaattattttgatatgTCCGCTTCCACACAACCGATATCTTTGGGGAGCCTCGCTACTGGAAAACATGTAATGTACTTGCCAAATCAGTCGACAGCTCATGAATTTTCAAAGCAGTCGAAAGCGACAAAAACTAGACCAACAAGACTAGAACCCACGGTTTCTAAAAAT attaaatgttttgattttcaaaattcggtaCGTCAAAACGATCTAAGACTGGCAgacaaactgtcaaaaaaagccGACCATAAAGAAGCTTTCCGCAAAACTGAACTAGAAGTAATGAGAAG agttgaaGAGGAATTTCAGAAAAAACGTGCCTACGAAAAGGCTTCAATTCGTCAACAGCTAAGATTTCATTCCATGGATGATGACAACTTTATGAGCCTCCCTAACATAAATGACTATCGTGCTGAACCCGATGGTGCTGTTTCAAGTGCATCTGAGTCATCTCTTGTGCGTAAAAcatag